Proteins encoded within one genomic window of Oncorhynchus masou masou isolate Uvic2021 chromosome 1, UVic_Omas_1.1, whole genome shotgun sequence:
- the LOC135517186 gene encoding dmX-like protein 1 isoform X3, translating to MNLHQVLTGAVNPGDNCFSVGSINNQPFTAYASGCDVVILGSDFERLQIIPGAKHGNIQVGCVDSSLQGGQVAASYGSIVCVFEPVQLMNQKDRTSAELSYQWQKSGQFVLQSIVRNLAWDPTGTRLLTGSASLQLWSNISDGFDEAGEQTDMTIGDPQCPWRCIWHCKTASPIQLMKFSPDGEFFATAGQDDCLVKVWYGTSKWQSGVTKLFTPPEHSAQGELDFSFVYLAHPRTVTGFSWRKTSKYMPRGSVCNVLLTCCKDSVCRLWAETLLPSDSLLSGHMLSHVNNNGQSSDSLKSSSSKKTPPRIKTQDRNSLELNLQESWRAPLRGVAQPSLTGHLPTQQNSHHNHKTNSVPHANALCHFHIAASINPATDIPLLPSITSLCGGDDEEPGGPFTVHWLNNKELLLTLAMEVFLQQLRGSVEQNHSENSQEELDYEEVEEASRRAAEGGPDVASTQLPAAAVEHQVEVLLEDWNRGADMLFSIHPMDGSLLVWHVDWLDEYQPGMFRQVQVSFVSRIPVAFPTGDANSLSRSVVMYACNKNVDLAIQHGRQRPAGLPHSSSVLIPYGQSKATSYSSSLRLSIFTPNVLMISTHSDGSLNQWAVSFAEESAFSTVLSVSHKSRYCGHRFHLNDLACHSLLPLLLTTSHHNALRTPDVDSVPAPSTTLSQPFGGGPSRVSLGAVSQDPNAIYSELILWRVDPVGPLSFSGGVSELARINSLHSSAFSNVAWLPTLIPSNCLGVYCNSPSACFVASDGHSLRLYQAVIEAKKLLSELSNPDISKYVGKVFNIISQQSTAKPGCIIELDAITDFQGKETQLLHVFEEDLILGSERREATQEAPAIETASSQPSFSARFFLVVVEFTQTGRSFLHMWHLQLAAGQITMDETGAQPEKENMTSSPMNSSFSFETFSSPSAQKNKPWTSNLQSASRLTLATHRLYSQELALPDGVEVISVTPSAGHLSASSLQPAGGAPYLLATSCSDGKVRFWRCRVAAVEPDTKELTYTWEEWPLLVEEGLGNSSAVTVSGRPVTVSCCHTSRIAVAYRHNPSPHLSPNHLSPNPQQGVREPLVHVGLFQCESTGGSHWVLEQTLVLDASTPTGNNNNNMESGVKDLNVENNDLDIYLPNNDCLGTSGKSLVHLDWVSREDGSHILTVGIGSKLYMYGLLSGKPPELGLSEGPREQSSSRLVLLRSVDLVSSVEGSLPIPVSLSWVRDGILVVGMDCEMHVYSQWQPPALAKSTASNTTTTDMGSVSSLLAAMKQSHEEGLNPVPPKKNLTRSMTSLAQKLSGKRTVYDLPAEMEDYGLFEAAHHLFPTLPQYHPVQLLELMDLGKVRRAKAILSHLVKCIAGEIVALKDNGTNQDKRLRSRTISAGGSTSRDPKLFSKGKSSDYTEIDSIPPLPLYALLAADEDCSPKPKDKVASLSGDSGHGSSQTDVYDELFQSSGVGVDDLEHMDSDQEDGGAKVIDLSQYSPTFFGPEHAQVLSSHLLHSSLPGLTRMEQMSLMALADTIATTSTDIRESQSRGKGGETLDECGLKFLLAVRLHTFLLTTLPPAHRAQLLRQGLSTCHYAWAFHSEAEDELLHMLPALQKGDPTWPELRAMGMGWWLRSTNKLRRCIEKVAKASFQRQNDPLDAAIFYLAMKKKAVVWGLYRSQKNAKMTTFFSNNFGEERWRRAALKNAFSLLGKQRFQHSAAFFLLAGSLKDAVEVCLEKMQDLQLALVISRLYESEFETSSTYKRILQRHVLGQDRQLPAHQDPFLRSTAYWVLEDYSRALDTLLEQPAAPNLASSTQAGHTTQPGTSSTSLCSPEVFNFYTYLRTHPLLLRRHFGSSEKTRVGLTAEGRMANSISLVERRLFFTAAYAHLQAGCPMLALEVLSKMPKVVKRSKLPQDDTTNPDLSETKKEQASDLDWSQPALNGFESVSDSLSNSQSDSVLSFDWGQPSVSVQDEALELKWDSDKEEEEEDDEQQGLAMKSADNTSSVFQDAISPLTETLLDEGDFLMPSEDILAAQLKFSACLKILTTELRTLSTGYELDGGKLRYQLCQWLEREVVALQRCCSYKPCLPELALGMAGPGGEEEAQAHPGEAQRTRRHWLQSNQPLLRMFLSYCSLHGSHGGGLASVRMELILLLQESQQDDGVQSAVAPYLHHASIPLLLACTASAKTVVANPIVHLTNLTHDILHTINALDSPPHPDVVNNEIYVMHTLAASLSACIYQCLCDGHNHSHVNQFTGIVYQSILSFQHHPVRTVSMEETVLPNTHPAQWPGISTLIRLLNSAGEESQPGLAVLLCEILTAVFLSLFVHGLATHSSNELFRIVAHPLNSKLWVAVFGGGARTPITEKPTASEEFDRKPRRFKLLSSSPRSASREGPETSSPTSPVVEQETSIFKEHFVPPELSIWDYFIAKPFLPPSESRVEYDSEESQGSQDEDDDDDEDEFGDFDPNSPSREHSNPNSYSWCLMRLAMVQLVLGNLKSFYPMAGHDLLDLPVGSPLCHAVLKTLQRWEQVLLKRLEIFGGPPSKYISTHPLDETAASGPAILRHKALFEPSNTPFRSSHHSALPVKRLWQYLVKQEEVQETFIRNIFTKKRNQNESIEDLNENDKCSGMEEPSCNQSEADLGNPGGKARIIHKDSDIITAFAINKANRNCLVMASTHDIQELDVSSILATQILTWIDDDTEAEAKGDDFLVIQARDDFNTLHGTTPYTHSSLGTPINMPWLGGLQTGRGAAVLIKRNINNVRRMTSHPTLPYYLTGAQDGSVRMFEWGHSQQIICFRSPGNSRVTRIRFNHQGNKFGIVDADGALRLWQTNTTGNTPKPYLTLQCHNKTAHDFVFVGSSSLIATAGLSTDNRNVCLWDTLVNPMNSLVHAFSCHESGATVLSLAPRQQLLITGGRKGWISVLELPHRHQRQSFQAHDSPVKALAVDPTEGSFISGSAEGNIKVWSLSTQCLLHQFPNEHARQSLFRNLGTGVMQIEVGPANHIFSCGADGTMKMRILPDRFSVNNGNLKNDVKFII from the exons GTTGCAGCTTCCTATGGAAGTATTGTCTGTGTCTTTGAGCCGGTTCAGCTCATGAACCAGAAGGACAGGACATCAGCA GAACTGAGCTACCAGTGGCAGAAGAGTGGACAGTTTGTTTTGCAGTCCATAGTGCGTAACCTAGCCTGGGACCCCACAG GCACTCGTCTCTTAACTGGGTCCGCTAGCCTGCAGCTGTGGTCCAATATCAGCGATGGTTTTGATGaggcaggggaacagacagacatgacaatTGGTGACCCTCAGTGTCCCTGGAGGTGTATCTGGCACTGCAA AACCGCCTCCCCAATTCAGCTCATGAAGTTCTCTCCAGATGGAGAATTCTTTGCTACTGCCGGACAG GACGACTGTCTGGTCAAAGTGTGGTACGGCACGAGCAAATGGCAGTCTGGCGTGACCAAGCTGTTCACCCCACCGGAGCACAGCGCTCAGGGCGAGCTCGACTTCTCTTTTGTCTACCTGGCACACCCACGCACTGTAACAGGCTTCTCCTGGAGGAAGACCAGCAAGTACATGCCACG GGGTTCAGTGTGCAATGTTCTACTGACATGCTGTAAGGACAGTGTGTGTCGCCTGTGGGCCGAGACCCTGCTTCCCAGTGACAGCTTGCTGTCCGGACACATGCTCAGTCACGTTAATAATAACGGACAGAGCAGCGACTCACTGAAATCGTCAAGCAGCAAGAAGACTCCCCCTCGTATCAAAACACAGGACAGGAATTCCCTGGAG TTGAATCTGCAGGAGTCGTGGAGAGCCCCCTTGAGAGGTGTGGCCCAGCCCTCCCTAACCGGCCACCTCCCGACCCAGCAGAACAGTCACCACAACCACAAGACCAACAGCGTGCCCCATGCCAACGCTCTCTGCCACTTCCACATTGCTGCCAGCATCAACCCTGCCACAG ATATCCCCCTGCTGCCCTCTATCACGTCGCTGTGTGGGGGAGATGACGAGGAGCCTGGCGGGCCCTTCACCGTGCACTGGCTCAACAACAAGGAGCTGCTTCTCACCCTGGCCATGGAGGTGTTCCTGCAGCAGCTCAGAGGCAGTGTGGAGCAGAACCACTCGGAAAACTCCCAGGAGG AGCTTGACtatgaggaggtagaggaggcttCTAGGCGAGCGGCAGAGGGAGGACCCGATGTGGCGTCCACCCAGCTGCCTGCTGCAGCGGTGGAGCACCAGGTAGAGGTGCTACTGGAGGACTGGAACAGAGGGGCAGATATGCTGTTCAGTATCCACCCCATGGATGGCTCTCTGCTGGTGTGGCATGTGGACTGGCTGGATGAATACCAGCCCGGCATGTTCCGGCAGGTCCAG GTGTCCTTTGTGTCCCGGATTCCTGTGGCCTTCCCCACGGGCGACGCCAACTCCCTGAGCCGCAGCGTGGTCATGTACGCCTGTAACAAGAACGTGGACCTAGCCATCCAACATGGCCGCCAACGGCCTGCCGGCCTGCCACATTCTTCGTCGGTGCTGATTCCCTACGGCCAGAGCAAGGCGACCTCCTACTCCAGCAGCCTACGCCTCAGCATCTTCACCCCCAACGTGCTCATGATCTCCACGCACTCCGATGGCTCCCTCAACCAGTGGGCGGTCAGCTTCGCAGAGGAGTCGGCCTTCTCCACTGTGCTCAGCGTGTCCCACAAGTCACGCTACTGCGGCCACCGCTTCCACCTCAACGACCTGGCCTGCCACTCCCTGCTGCCCCTGTTgctcaccacctcacaccacaatGCTCTGCGCACCCCCGACGTGGACAGTGTCCCCGCCCCCTCGACCACCCTTTCTCAACCCTTTGGGGGCGGGCCCAGCCGGGTGTCCCTGGGCGCTGTGTCGCAGGACCCCAACGCCATCTACAGCGAGCTCATTCTGTGGAGGGTGGATCCAGTGGGACCTCTGTCCTTCTCTGGAGGGGTGTCTGAGCTGGCCAGGATCaactctctccactcctccgCCTTCTCCAATGTAGCCTGGCTGCCCACACTTATCCCCAGCAACTGCCTTG GTGTCTACTGCAACTCTCCCAGTGCCTGCTTCGTGGCCAGTGACGGTCACTCGCTGAGGCTTTATCAGGCTGTTATTGAAGCCAAGAAACTACTCAGTGAGCTCTCCAACCCAGATATTTCA AAATATGTCGGGAAAGTTTTTAACATCATCAGCCAGCAATCGACTGCTAAACCAGGTTGTATCATCGAGCTCGATGCCATTACTGACTTC CAGGGAAAGGAGACTCAGCTGCTGCATGTGTTTGAAGAGGATCTGATTCTGGGCAGTGAGCGGAGAGAAGCCACTCAGGAAGCTCCCGCGATAGAGACTG CCTCCAGCCAGCCAAGCTTCTCCGCCCGCTTCTTCCTGGTGGTGGTAGAGTTTACCCAGACTGGCAGGTCTTTCCTGCATATGTGGCACCTGCAACTGGCAGCTGGCCAAATCACTATGG ATGAGACCGGCGCTCAGCCTGAAAAGGAGAATATGACCTCGTCGCCAATGAACAGCTCCTTTAGCTTTGAGACATTCAGCTCCCCCTCGGCCCAGAAGAACAAGCCTTGGACGTCCAACCTGCAGAGTGCCAGTCGCCTCACCCTGGCCACTCACAGGTTGTACAGCCAGGAGCTAGCTCTTCCAGATGGTGTTGAGGTGATCAGTGTCACGCCCTCAGCAG GTCATCTGAGCGCGTCCTCCCTGCAGCCGGCAGGTGGCGCTCCCTATCTCCTGGCCACTTCCTGTTCAGATGGGAAGGTGAGGTTCTGGAGGTGCAGGGTGGCTGCAGTGGAGCCAGACACCAAGGAGCTGACGTACACCTGGGAGGAATGGCCTCTATTGGTGGAGGAGGGGCTGGGCAACAGCAGTGCCGTGACCGTGTCAGGCAGACCAGTCACGGTCAGCTGTTGTCACACCAGCCGCATTGCAGTGGCCTACCGACACAACCCTAGCCCTCACCTGAGCCCTAACCACCTGAGCCCTAACCCTCAGCAGGGTGTCAGGGAACCACTGGTCCATGTTGGGTTATTCCAGTGTGAGTCCACAGGTGGCTCCCACTGGGTGCTAGAGCAGACCCTCGTCCTGGATGCCTCCACTCCCACTggtaacaacaacaataacatggAGAGTGGCGTCAAGGACCTGAATGTGGAGAATAATGACCTGGACATCTATCTGCCCAATAACGACTGCCTGGGGACCTCTGGTAAGAGTCTGGTCCACCTGGACTGGGTCTCCAGGGAGGACGGCTCCCACATTCTTACTGTGGGGATTGGTTCCAAACTCTACATGTATGGCCTACTCTCTGGCAAACCTCCTGAACTGGGCCTGTCTGAGGGCCCCAGGGAGCAGAGCTCTTCCCGCCTGGTCCTCCTGCGCTCCGTGGACCTGGTCTCCTCCGTGGAAGGCTCCCTGCCCATCCCCGTCTCCCTGTCCTGGGTGAGAGACGGCATCCTGGTGGTGGGCATGGACTGTGAGATGCACGTGTACTCCCAGTGGCAGCCCCCGGCCCTGGCCAAGTCCACGGCCTcgaacaccaccaccacagacatGGGCAGCGTGTCATCTCTCCTGGCTGCAATGAAACAGAGCCATGAGGAGGGCCTGAACCCCGTTCCTCCCAAGAAGAACTTGACCAGGTCCATGACCAGCCTGGCCCAGAAGCTGAGTGGGAAGAGGACAGTGTACGACCTGCCTGCGGAGATGGAGGACTACGGGCTGTTTGAGGCGGCACACCACCTGTTCCCCACCCTGCCCCAGTACCACCCGGTACAGCTGCTGGAGCTCATGGACCTGGGGAAGGTCCGGCGGGCCAAGGCCATCCTCTCCCACCTCGTCAAATGCATTGCCGGGGAGATTGTGGCCCTCAAAGACAACGGCACCAACCAAGACAAGCGTCTCCGCTCGCGTACCATCAGCGCCGGCGGCAGCACCTCCAGAGACCCCAAGCTCTTCAGCAAGGGCAAGAGCTCGGACTACACAGAGATTGACTCCATCCCTCCCCTGCCCCTGTACGCGCTGCTGGCGGCCGACGAGGACTGCTCCCCCAAGCCCAAGGACAAGGTGGCCAGCTTGAGTGGAGACAGTGGCCACGGGTCCAGTCAGACGGACGTCTACGATGAGCTCTTCCAGAGCAGCGGGGTGGGTGTGGACGACCTGGAGCATATGGACAGCGACCAGGAGGACGGCGGTGCTAAGGTCATAGACCTGTCTCAATATAGCCCCACCTTCTTTGGGCCAGAGCACGCCCAGGTTCTGTCCAGCCACCTGCTCCACTCCAGCCTGCCGGGCCTGACCCGCATGGAGCAGATGTCCCTCATGGCCCTGGCTGACACCATCGCCACCACAAGCACTGACATCCGGGAGAGCCAGAGCAGGGGAAAAG GTGGTGAGACTTTGGATGAGTGCGGTCTGAAGTTCCTGTTGGCTGTGAGGCTTCATACGTTCCTGCTGACCACCCTGCCTCCTGCCCATCGCGCTCAGCTGCTTCGCCAAG GTCTGTCCACCTGTCACTACGCCTGGGCCTTCCACTCCGAGGCTGAGGACGAGCTGCTCCACATGTTACCTGCCTTGCAGAAAGGAGACCCCACCTGGCCCGAGCTCCGCGCCATGGGCATGGGCTGGTGGCTCAGGAGCACCAATAAACTCCGGAGGTGTATAGAAAAA GTCGCAAAAGCGTCTTTTCAAAGGCAGAACGATCCTCTGGACGCCGCCATCTTCTATCTCGCTATGAAAAAGAAAGCGGTGGTCTGGGGACTGTACAG GTCTCAGAAGAATGCTAAAATGACTACGTTCTTCAGCAACAACTTCGGTGAGGAAAGGTGGAGGAGGGCTGCCTTGAAGAACGCCTTCTCTCTGCTGGGGAAGCAGCGCTTCCAGCACTCTGCAGCCTTCTTTCTTTTGGCAGGCTCCCTCAAGGACGCTGTGGAG GTTTGCCTGGAGAAGATGCAGGACCTGCAGCTGGCCCTGGTGATCTCCCGGCTCTATGAGTCCGAGTTTGAGACGTCCTCCACCTACAAACGCATCCTGCAGAGGCACGTGCTGGGCCAAGACCGCCAGCTCCCTGCCCACCAGGACCCCTTCCTGCGTAGCACGGCCTACTGGGTACTGGAGGACTACAGCCGGGCCCTGGATACTCTGTTGGAGCAGCCTGCTGCCCCAAACCTAGCGTCCTCCACTCAGGCTGGCCACACAACTCAACCAG GTACCTCGTCCACGTCCCTCTGTAGTCCGGAGGTCTTCAACTTCTACACCTACCTCCGCACACATCCCTTACTACTGCGCCGCCATTTTGGCTCGTCTGAGAAGACCAGGGTGGGTCTGACAGCGGAGGGTCGCATGGCAAACTCAATAAGCCTGGTGGAGAGGAGGCTGTTCTTCACCGCAGCCTACGCTCACCTGCAGGCCGGCTGCCCCATGCTGGCCCTGGAGGTCCTCTCCAAAATGCCCAAAGTCGTCAAAAGATCCAAGCTCCCCCAGGacgataccaccaaccctgaccTGAGCGAGACGAAAAAGGAACAGGCGTCAGATTTGGACTGGTCTCAGCCCGCGTTGAACGGCTTTGAGTCTGTGTCAGACAGCTTGTCCAATAGCCAATCGGACTCTGTGCTGAGTTTTGACTGGGGCCAGCCCTCTGTGTCGGTTCAGGATGAAGCCCTGGAGTTGAAATGGGACAgcgacaaggaggaggaagaggaggacgacgaACAACAGGGCTTGGCCATGAAGAGTGCCGACAACACCAGTAGCGTCTTTCAAGATGCCATCTCTCCATTGACGGAGACGCTGCTGGACGAGGGTGACTTCCTCATGCCCTCTGAGGACATCCTGGCCGCTCAACTCAAATTCAGCGCTTGCCTAAAGATCCTGACCACGGAGCTGCGGACTCTGTCCACGGGTTACGAGCTGGACGGGGGGAAGCTTCGCTACCAGCTGTGCCAGTGGctggagagggaggtggtggCCCTGCAGAGGTGCTGCAGCTACAAGCCCTGCCTGCCAGAGCTGGCCCTGGGAATGGCAGGgccgggtggagaggaggaggcccaGGCCCACCCTGGTGAGGCTCAGCGCACCCGCAGACACTGGCTCCAGAGCAACCAGCCTCTCCTGCGCATGTTCCTCAGCTACTGCAGCTTGCACGGCTCCCACGGAGGAGGCCTGGCCTCGGTGCGCATGGAACTCATCCTGCTGCTTCAGGAGTCCCAACAG GATGATGGTGTCCAGTCAGCCGTCGCCCCCTACCTGCACCACGCCTCCATTCCTCTCCTGCTGGCCTGCACTGCTAGTGCCAAGACAGTTGTGGCCAACCCCATCGTCCATCTGACCAACCTCACCCACGACATCCTGCACACCATCAACGCACTGGACTCCCCGCCACACCCAGACGTCGTCAACAACGAG ATCTATGTGATGCACACACTGGCAGCCTCGCTGTCCGCCTGCATATACCAGTGTCTCTGCGACGGCCACAACCACAG ccATGTGAACCAGTTCACTGGGATAGTGTACCAGAGTATCCTCTCCTTCCAGCACCACCCGGTACGCACTGTGAgcatggaggagactgtactgCCCAACACCCACCCAGCACAGTGGCCTG GTATCAGTACCCTGATCCGCCTGTTGAACTCTGCTGGTGAGGAGAGCCAGCCAGGCCTGGCCGTGTTACTGTGTGAGATCCTGACGGCCGTCTTCCTCAGCCTGTTTGTGCACGGCCTGGCCACCCACTCCAGCAACGAGCTGTTCCGCATCGTGGCCCACCCGCTCAACAGCAAGCTGTGGGTGGCTGTTTTCGGAGGGGGGGCGCGTACCCCCATCACAGAGAAGCCCA CAGCCAGTGAGGAGTTCGATAGGAAGCCCAGGCGCTTCAAGCTGCTGTCGTCGTCGCCACGCAGTGCCTCCAGAGAGGGGCCAGAGACCTCCAGCCCAACCAGCCCTGTGGTGGAGCAAGAGACCTCCATCTTCAAAGAGCACTTTGTCCCCCCGGAGCTCAGCATCTGGGACTACTTTATCGCAaag CCTTTCCTCCCTCCGTCAGAGAGCAGGGTGGAGTACGACTCGGAGGAGAGCCAGGGCAGTCAGGacgaggatgatgatgatgatgaagacgaGTTTGGAGACTTTGACCCCAACTCTCCTAGCCGAGAACATTCCAATCCCAActcctacag ttggTGTCTGATGCGTCTGGCCATGGTCCAGCTGGTCCTAGGCAACCTGAAGTCATTCTACCCCATGGCAGGACACGACCTACTAG atctacctgtgggctctcctctgTGTCACGCGGTGCTGAAGACCCTCCAGCGTTGGGAGCAGGTGTTGCTGAAGAGGCTGGAGATCTTCGGGGGGCCGCCCTCCAAGTACATCTCCACACACCCTCTGGATGAGACGGCTGCCTCAGGCCCCGCCATCCTCAGACACAAAGCCCTGTTTGAGCCCTCCAACACACCCTTCAG GTCCAGTCACCACTCTGCCCTGCCTGTGAAGAGGCTGTGGCAGTACCTGGTCAAACAGGAAGAGGTGCAGGAAACATTCATCCGCAATATCTTCACCAAGAAACGAAACCAAAACGAG TCGATTGAGGACCTCAATGAAAATGACAAATGTTCAGGGATGGAGGAGCCTAGCTGTAACCAG AGCGAGGCAGATCTGGGCAACCCCGGAGGCAAGGCCCGGATCATCCACAAGGACTCGGACATCATTACCGCCTTCGCCATCAACAAG GCTAATCGGAACTGCTTAGTCATGGCCTCCACTCATGACATCCAGGAGCTGGACGTGTCCTCCATCTTGGCCACTCAGATTCTGACGTGGATCGATGACGATACGGAGGCCGAGGCCAAAGG TGATGACTTCCTGGTGATCCAGGCCCGGGACGACTTCAACACCCTCCACGGCACCACCCCCTATACCCACAGCAGCCTAGGGACGCCCATCAACATGCCCTGGCTCGGGGGCCTGCAGACGGGGAGAGGCGCTGCCGTG ctcatcaaaaggaacatcaacaATGTGAGAAGGATGACCTCCCACCCAACCTTGCCTTACT acttAACAGGAGCGCAGGACGGAAGTGTCCGGATGTTTGAGTGGGGCCACTCTCAGCAGATCATCTGCTTCCGAAGTCCAGGCAATTCCAGAGTCACACGGATACGATTCAACCACCAAGGAAACAAG TTTGGTATCGTTGACGCTGACGGAGCCCTACGTCTATGGCAGACCAATACGACTGGGAACACCCCTAAACCCTACCTG ACATTGCAGTGCCATAATAAGACGGCTCACGACTTTGTGTTCGTGGGCTCATCCTCCCTCATAGCCACAGCAGGGCTGTCAACAGACAACAG gaatgtgtgtctttgggatACATTGGTGAATCCAATGAACAGTCTAGTGCACG cctttAGTTGTCATGAGTCGGGGGCCACGGTGCTGTCGTTGGCCCCCAGGCAGCAGCTGCTGATCACAGGTGGCAGGAAGGGCTGGATCAGCGTGCTGGAGCTCCCCCACAGGCACCAGCGCCAGAGCTTCCAGGCCCACGACTCCCCCGTCAAGGCCCTGGCTGTGGACCCCACCGAGGGCAGCTTCATCAGCGGCTCTGCCGAGGGCAACATCAAg GTGTGGAGCCTGTCCACGCAGTGCTTACTGCATCAGTTCCCCAACGAGCACGCTCGCCAGTCCCTGTTCCGGAATCTGGGCACGGGCGTGATGCAGATCGAGGTGGGCCCGGCCAACCACATCTTTTCGTGTGGCGCCGACGGTACCATGAAGATGAGGATTCTCCCTGACCGCTTCAGCGTCAACAATGGCAACCTGAAGAAC